A genomic segment from Corallococcus soli encodes:
- a CDS encoding MupA/Atu3671 family FMN-dependent luciferase-like monooxygenase — protein sequence MKNVEDVYRLTPAQRGLLMPSSPPAEAPIEHLVAATRGVLDEAALEEALRELVRRHTALRTAFFLQGMPEPMQVVREKLSPSLERAEAPQGLESWLEADRKRGMGLTAAPLVRLSIVRTSAESSFLVFAWHAAALDAGAARLCLEELLRLYQAGREKTDAALEKARPFREYLAWMEAQGLTDAEHHLREALKDPRPTLLPTRSDTSAAPGVTGLQQLLLPATESGNVQAFLRKHKLGLGTLLQAAWALMLRHHTGSAEVVFGAQVPGRTAALVQGRPLVGRFAHLLPRRFAIPAQGTPLRWLRALQAELSEAQRHEHVSQAQVRQWLKLPEDAALFQSAVLAWEPPDEDTLKPLARAQGLGTFRHVAASPHCPLTVEAVAGERLALRLHHDANAFAPLDVIRLVGQLAALLDVLVTQPDRELSSLGEVLDANGGTARRTATASASVGPEELRALLAWHPEVREVDVRVEGDQLVAYVVPTRRRSRKLDFGLFFFADEDAGTTDKYRLLLEAAKFGDAHGFSSVSTPERHFHEHGGIYPNPSLLAAGIATMTKHIGLRAGSVVLPLQSPFRVAEEWSIVDNLSGGRAGISIASGWVPNDFALYPEHFARKRDVMWENLEKVERLWRGESVTARDGVGKEVELKIFPRPLQPQLPTWVTCATDPALFERTGAGGYNVLTSLLGQPLEEALEKLGLYHAAADKAGHARDARTATLMMHTFVGQDVDDVLDTVRGPLTAYLRAHVALMQTMVKSLDLQVDINEPKWADYLASYAFERYYRSGALIGTVTSCLPMVDKLLDGDVDEVACLIDFGVGTDAVLQSLTHLAELKRLVQDESLRMERVLTEYLAERLPHARPDVTVKLSDTLSADHPGPA from the coding sequence ATGAAGAACGTCGAGGACGTCTACCGGCTCACCCCCGCCCAGCGGGGGCTGCTGATGCCATCGTCGCCCCCGGCGGAAGCGCCCATCGAACACCTGGTCGCGGCGACCCGGGGCGTCCTGGATGAAGCGGCGCTGGAGGAAGCCCTGCGGGAGCTGGTGCGCCGCCACACCGCGCTGCGCACCGCGTTCTTCCTCCAGGGGATGCCGGAGCCCATGCAGGTGGTCCGCGAGAAGCTCTCCCCGTCGCTGGAACGGGCAGAGGCCCCCCAGGGCCTGGAGTCCTGGCTGGAGGCGGATCGCAAGCGGGGCATGGGCCTGACGGCCGCGCCGCTGGTGCGGCTGTCCATCGTGCGCACCTCCGCGGAGTCCTCCTTCCTCGTCTTCGCCTGGCACGCGGCGGCCCTGGACGCGGGCGCCGCGCGGCTCTGCCTGGAAGAGCTGCTGCGCCTGTATCAGGCCGGCCGTGAGAAGACCGACGCCGCGCTGGAGAAGGCGCGGCCGTTCCGCGAGTACCTCGCGTGGATGGAAGCCCAGGGCCTGACGGACGCGGAGCACCACCTGCGCGAGGCGCTGAAGGATCCGCGCCCCACCCTGCTGCCCACGCGCTCCGACACCAGCGCCGCGCCCGGTGTCACGGGCCTGCAACAACTGCTGCTGCCCGCGACGGAGTCCGGCAACGTCCAGGCCTTCCTGCGCAAGCACAAGCTGGGGCTGGGCACGCTGCTCCAGGCCGCGTGGGCGCTGATGCTGCGCCACCACACCGGCAGCGCGGAGGTCGTGTTCGGCGCCCAGGTCCCTGGCCGCACCGCCGCGCTCGTCCAGGGCCGGCCGCTCGTGGGCCGCTTCGCGCACCTGCTGCCGCGCCGGTTCGCCATCCCCGCCCAGGGCACGCCCCTGCGCTGGCTGCGCGCCCTCCAGGCCGAGCTGTCCGAGGCCCAGCGCCACGAGCACGTCTCCCAGGCCCAGGTCCGCCAGTGGCTGAAGCTGCCGGAGGACGCCGCCCTCTTCCAGAGCGCCGTCCTCGCCTGGGAGCCGCCCGACGAGGACACGCTGAAGCCCCTGGCCCGCGCTCAGGGCCTGGGCACCTTCCGCCACGTCGCCGCGTCTCCGCACTGCCCGCTGACGGTGGAGGCCGTGGCCGGAGAGCGGCTGGCGCTGCGGCTGCACCATGACGCGAACGCCTTCGCGCCCCTGGACGTCATCCGCCTGGTGGGCCAGCTCGCGGCGCTGCTGGACGTGCTCGTCACGCAACCGGACCGCGAGCTGTCCTCACTGGGCGAGGTGCTGGACGCCAACGGCGGCACCGCGCGCCGCACCGCCACCGCCAGCGCGTCCGTGGGGCCGGAGGAGCTGCGCGCCCTGCTGGCCTGGCACCCGGAGGTGCGCGAGGTGGACGTGCGCGTCGAGGGCGACCAGCTCGTCGCCTACGTGGTGCCCACCCGCCGCCGCTCGCGCAAGCTGGACTTCGGCCTGTTCTTCTTCGCGGACGAGGACGCCGGCACCACGGACAAGTACCGCCTGCTGCTGGAGGCGGCGAAGTTCGGGGACGCGCACGGCTTCTCGTCCGTCTCCACGCCGGAGCGCCACTTCCACGAGCACGGCGGCATCTACCCCAACCCGTCGCTGCTCGCCGCGGGCATCGCCACGATGACGAAGCACATCGGCCTGCGCGCGGGCAGCGTGGTGCTGCCGCTGCAGAGCCCCTTCCGCGTCGCGGAGGAGTGGTCCATCGTCGACAACCTCTCCGGAGGCCGCGCCGGCATCTCCATCGCCTCCGGCTGGGTGCCCAACGATTTCGCCCTGTACCCGGAGCACTTCGCCCGCAAGCGCGACGTCATGTGGGAGAACCTGGAGAAGGTCGAACGGCTGTGGCGCGGCGAGTCCGTGACGGCCCGCGACGGCGTGGGCAAGGAGGTGGAGTTGAAGATCTTCCCCCGCCCCCTCCAGCCCCAACTGCCCACCTGGGTGACGTGCGCCACGGATCCCGCCCTCTTCGAGCGCACCGGCGCTGGCGGCTACAACGTCCTCACGTCCCTGCTGGGCCAGCCCCTGGAAGAGGCGCTGGAGAAGCTCGGCCTCTACCACGCGGCGGCGGACAAGGCCGGCCACGCGCGCGACGCGCGCACCGCCACGCTGATGATGCACACCTTCGTCGGGCAGGACGTGGACGACGTGCTGGACACCGTGCGCGGCCCGCTCACCGCGTACCTGCGCGCGCACGTGGCGCTGATGCAGACCATGGTGAAGAGCCTGGACCTCCAGGTGGACATCAACGAACCCAAGTGGGCGGACTACCTGGCCTCGTACGCCTTCGAGCGCTACTACCGCTCCGGCGCGCTCATCGGCACCGTGACGTCCTGCCTCCCCATGGTGGACAAGCTGCTCGACGGGGACGTGGATGAGGTCGCGTGTCTCATCGACTTCGGCGTCGGCACGGACGCGGTCCTCCAGAGCCTCACGCACCTGGCCGAGCTCAAGCGCCTGGTCCAGGACGAGTCCCTGCGCATGGAGCGCGTGCTCACCGAGTACCTGGCGGAGCGGCTTCCACACGCCCGCCCCGACGTCACGGTGAAGCTCAGCGACACGCTGTCCGCGGATCATCCAGGCCCTGCCTGA